The stretch of DNA attagttGGAATATTATAAGAACTCAAAACACTAACAGCATGATCAAAATGTTCCGATGAAAGTGTTGGTTTTCTTGAATCAATCCATCCAAATACCAaccaactaaaaaatataataattttatttttaaaatcaactttTGCACatgtatatcttttttttccatgataataattaattaataattaaaaattacacttACATATTATGGTAAGGTATAAGACCAGCTCTAactgaataattttcataatcagTGTCCAAAACAGTCATGGTTCCAAGATCATCCAATTCATTATCTGGATTACGAATAATAAATTCTGATgaatcattttcttttaacaatGCTTCaacgtaatatttatttacatcttcagttctaaaaaaaatcaccaatcgatcattaaaaatttaaaatatttagtcaaaatttaattcacattattttgttgacaaaaaaatttaaattattaataattaatttactctGCACttattccatttaaaaataagctgaatttttttgattcttcgtttaattcaaaattaattgttgaacaTTTTTGATCGTACTCAAAGGCATTTgaaattttagatatttcaTACCATAAGCCAGAATACtagaaattcaaattaaattttaattaaaaaaaaaaaattaattttcaaatatttaaataataatttaccgctttttgattgaaatttgatatttgattaaattgagGCTTTTCGTAGACTATTAATTGTCCAAATGAATTggcgaaaaaaaatgataaaaataatatcaccaacatgatgaatattttcgataattatttcctcaaaaataaaattgaactggatgattttaaatatacaacgtgtctttatatatcaaaaattttatccaacataaattataaatctaatttaaaattaaaaatatttattgaataattatttttagatatttattttatttatacaagtgATATAAAAATCCGTcgaattttttcgatttatttttcgaataattttacatttattgatCGAGACATTATgctaaaca from Aphidius gifuensis isolate YNYX2018 linkage group LG4, ASM1490517v1, whole genome shotgun sequence encodes:
- the LOC122855767 gene encoding crustacyanin-A2 subunit-like, which produces MLVILFLSFFFANSFGQLIVYEKPQFNQISNFNQKAYSGLWYEISKISNAFEYDQKCSTINFELNEESKKFSLFLNGISAETEDVNKYYVEALLKENDSSEFIIRNPDNELDDLGTMTVLDTDYENYSVRAGLIPYHNIWLVFGWIDSRKPTLSSEHFDHAVSVLSSYNIPTNEFINVNQTCTSVDNSHILYSQKK